One region of Limnospira fusiformis SAG 85.79 genomic DNA includes:
- a CDS encoding site-2 protease family protein — MVSLIPGYGVPCDQNIIMLLLLLILGLVTYLVLRQSVTRITRTPVWILWLVMMAPAFIWTGWVIIYGKQTPIPALLVIIPFIVCPCLYWVLVHIGRQYPTPEDAGSETDSSVSETTKTPEPVSPISQSEETKLRACFPWSVFPLHDVEYRPQAVICRGQLRSQPDIAYQTVREKIEANFGDRFLVIFQRDLSDKPLFALVPNPQRHPDAPPKSDQDLLSQPLLALALMVITLFTTTVAGSTIMGISNQDWQDDPSLLLTGFPYAVALMAILGVHELCHYLTARHHQIQVTPPYFIPVPFFLGTFGAFIQTRSPYPHRRALFDVSVAGPWAGLLVTIPLLFWGFAHSEVVDIVPDQSGILTFNALNPRFSMFLAILAKLALGDALSRDMAISLHPVAIAGYIGLVVSAFNLLPIGQLDGGHMVHAMFGQRLSLIIGQITRFLMLFVALIQSEFMILAILLFFLPLNDEPALNDVSEVDDVRDIIGLMTLGVLLTIILPMPRLLAQLLN; from the coding sequence GTGGTTTCCCTGATTCCCGGTTACGGTGTTCCCTGCGATCAAAATATCATTATGCTTTTATTGCTACTAATTCTAGGACTTGTCACTTATTTGGTTTTGCGTCAAAGTGTCACCCGCATTACCAGGACTCCCGTGTGGATCTTGTGGTTGGTGATGATGGCACCTGCTTTCATCTGGACTGGCTGGGTGATAATTTATGGCAAACAGACCCCGATTCCGGCTTTACTGGTGATTATTCCATTTATTGTCTGTCCTTGTCTATATTGGGTTTTGGTGCATATTGGCCGCCAGTATCCTACCCCAGAAGATGCCGGAAGTGAAACAGATTCTTCTGTCTCAGAAACTACCAAAACTCCAGAACCTGTGTCACCTATCAGCCAGAGTGAGGAGACTAAATTAAGGGCTTGTTTCCCTTGGTCGGTGTTTCCGTTGCATGATGTGGAATATCGACCCCAGGCGGTGATTTGTCGGGGTCAATTGCGATCGCAACCTGATATAGCTTATCAAACCGTAAGAGAGAAAATTGAGGCAAATTTTGGCGATCGCTTTTTGGTAATATTCCAACGAGACTTATCTGATAAACCCCTATTCGCCCTTGTCCCTAATCCCCAACGTCACCCCGACGCTCCTCCCAAATCTGATCAAGACCTGCTGAGTCAGCCTCTGTTAGCCTTGGCGCTAATGGTGATTACCCTGTTTACAACTACTGTCGCGGGAAGCACAATTATGGGAATATCAAATCAGGATTGGCAGGATGATCCTTCCCTATTGTTGACGGGGTTTCCCTATGCTGTCGCTTTAATGGCGATTTTGGGGGTTCATGAGTTATGCCACTACTTGACCGCTAGACACCATCAGATTCAGGTAACCCCTCCCTATTTTATTCCAGTTCCCTTTTTTCTGGGAACTTTTGGCGCTTTTATTCAAACGCGATCGCCATATCCCCACCGCCGCGCTTTATTTGATGTCAGTGTGGCTGGTCCCTGGGCTGGTTTACTGGTGACTATTCCTTTATTATTCTGGGGATTTGCTCATTCGGAAGTCGTCGATATTGTGCCTGATCAGTCGGGAATTTTGACCTTCAATGCCCTCAATCCTAGGTTTTCGATGTTTTTGGCTATCTTGGCAAAACTGGCTTTAGGAGATGCTTTAAGCCGGGATATGGCTATCAGTTTGCACCCGGTGGCGATCGCTGGATATATAGGCTTGGTAGTTTCCGCTTTTAATTTACTCCCTATTGGTCAATTAGATGGAGGCCACATGGTCCATGCTATGTTTGGTCAGCGCCTCAGTCTAATTATTGGTCAAATTACCCGCTTTTTGATGTTATTCGTGGCTTTAATTCAGTCGGAATTTATGATTTTAGCCATCCTGCTATTCTTTTTACCCCTTAATGATGAACCAGCCCTTAATGATGTTAGTGAAGTTGATGATGTCCGAGATATCATCGGATTGATGACTTTAGGCGTTTTACTAACAATTATTTTACCTATGCCTCGCCTATTGGCTCAACTTTTGAATTAA
- a CDS encoding PAS domain S-box protein produces MQLTGVSRIVNNQPTQSFSSQEAASVSNGYNCGYNSMYSAAVPGRSGDILFNQLMASMPTAIAMVDRQMCYVAISQYWQDQYSDSQISDNLLGVSHYQLFPNLPDRWHENAEASLAGTLDSWELETCLSLSDGSIEWVKWVVRPWKTETGAIAGLILSLEAITASKQLKDTLQLTQLAMDRAADAVLWITLDGRLCYVNDTACRLLGYSRGELLKLKIYDIDPDLSPTIWSVQCEDIRHKGSLTFESRHSCRHGVICPVEVNVNYLEVKPSDIDIKVNTAIQTGDRHSPTLPLICWFARDISERQVASSVITESRDQLEAVLNAVPGLVSWVGSDLRYLGVNQHLANAYGVPTHQFIGKEVGFLQTSPEFNEFVYAFFDRNNWTSSREITANVKGEPRTYLIVAQKYHRGAAAVFVGLDITERRNMEMALRLSEEQETRRRNELEAALVQLKRAQTQLVQTEKMSSLGQLVAGIAHEINNPVNFIFGNLGHGYKYIEDLLRLVDLYNEYYPETPEEIEEEMEEIGLDFIKIDLPKMFESMQVGAERIRDVVRSLRVFTRLDESQMKEANIHEGLDSTLLILQNRLQAKGGRGSIKLVKDYGYLPLIECYPGQLNQVFMNLITYHIDRLEMAMVGGDRMVDPTLSVSTTIVEEKDRKRVMISIADNGPSLSPDEFQQVFEPLLAAPTFGQTTALGLSIAHHLVVEKHGGELACVSQPQGGLEFRIYIPLKSN; encoded by the coding sequence ATGCAATTAACCGGAGTATCGCGAATTGTGAATAACCAGCCCACACAATCTTTTTCATCCCAGGAGGCGGCATCAGTTAGCAATGGCTATAATTGTGGCTATAATTCTATGTATAGTGCAGCAGTTCCAGGGAGATCAGGAGATATACTATTTAATCAACTGATGGCATCAATGCCGACAGCGATCGCTATGGTCGATCGCCAAATGTGCTATGTGGCTATATCCCAGTACTGGCAAGACCAGTATAGTGATAGCCAAATTTCCGACAATTTACTGGGTGTATCCCATTATCAGCTATTTCCGAACTTACCAGATCGTTGGCATGAGAACGCGGAGGCATCTTTAGCAGGAACCTTAGACAGTTGGGAATTAGAAACCTGTCTGAGCCTGAGTGATGGTAGCATAGAATGGGTGAAATGGGTTGTCAGGCCTTGGAAAACGGAAACCGGGGCGATCGCTGGTTTAATCCTGTCCTTAGAAGCCATTACCGCATCGAAACAGTTAAAGGATACCCTACAACTGACCCAATTGGCGATGGATAGGGCGGCGGATGCGGTATTGTGGATTACCCTTGATGGTAGGTTATGCTATGTTAATGACACTGCCTGTAGGTTATTAGGCTATTCCCGGGGGGAATTACTAAAACTGAAAATCTACGATATTGATCCTGACCTATCCCCAACTATCTGGTCTGTCCAGTGCGAGGATATTCGCCATAAAGGTTCGCTGACTTTTGAATCACGCCATAGTTGTCGCCATGGCGTAATTTGTCCCGTGGAAGTCAATGTTAACTATTTAGAGGTTAAACCCTCAGATATTGATATTAAGGTTAATACTGCCATACAAACAGGCGATCGCCATTCTCCCACCTTACCGTTAATCTGTTGGTTTGCCAGAGATATCTCCGAACGTCAAGTGGCTTCCTCAGTCATTACCGAGTCGCGCGACCAACTCGAAGCTGTTTTAAATGCGGTACCAGGGTTAGTGTCTTGGGTAGGTTCAGACCTGAGATATTTAGGGGTTAATCAACACCTAGCTAATGCTTATGGTGTACCGACCCATCAATTCATCGGTAAAGAGGTAGGTTTTCTGCAAACCAGCCCAGAATTTAATGAATTTGTCTATGCTTTTTTTGATAGGAATAACTGGACAAGTTCTCGGGAAATTACTGCTAATGTTAAGGGTGAACCACGCACCTATTTAATTGTAGCTCAAAAATATCATCGGGGCGCGGCGGCGGTATTTGTCGGGTTAGATATTACCGAACGCCGTAATATGGAAATGGCGCTGCGACTAAGTGAGGAACAGGAAACTCGCCGCCGCAACGAGTTAGAAGCGGCTTTAGTACAGTTAAAACGCGCCCAAACCCAATTAGTGCAAACTGAAAAGATGTCTTCTCTGGGACAATTAGTAGCAGGAATTGCTCACGAAATTAATAATCCGGTTAATTTCATTTTTGGTAATCTGGGTCATGGATATAAGTATATTGAGGATCTACTGAGATTGGTAGATTTATATAACGAGTATTATCCAGAAACCCCGGAGGAAATTGAGGAAGAAATGGAGGAAATAGGTCTTGATTTTATCAAGATAGATTTACCCAAAATGTTTGAATCTATGCAGGTGGGGGCGGAACGCATTAGGGACGTGGTGCGATCGCTGCGTGTATTTACCCGTCTAGATGAATCCCAAATGAAGGAGGCGAATATTCATGAAGGCTTGGATAGTACCTTGCTGATTTTGCAAAATCGCCTACAGGCTAAGGGAGGGCGAGGGAGTATTAAATTAGTCAAAGACTATGGATATTTACCGTTAATCGAGTGTTATCCCGGACAATTAAATCAGGTATTTATGAATCTAATCACCTACCATATAGATCGGCTAGAAATGGCGATGGTAGGAGGCGATCGCATGGTTGATCCTACCCTGTCAGTCAGCACTACCATAGTGGAGGAGAAAGACAGAAAAAGGGTAATGATTTCCATAGCTGATAATGGTCCAAGTTTAAGCCCAGATGAATTTCAGCAGGTATTTGAACCATTATTAGCCGCGCCTACTTTTGGTCAAACAACCGCCCTAGGATTGTCTATAGCCCATCACCTAGTAGTTGAAAAGCATGGTGGTGAACTGGCTTGTGTTTCCCAACCCCAAGGCGGCTTGGAGTTCAGAATATATATACCGCTGAAGTCTAACTAG